A window of the Euwallacea similis isolate ESF13 chromosome 20, ESF131.1, whole genome shotgun sequence genome harbors these coding sequences:
- the LOC136415470 gene encoding uncharacterized protein, which yields MTLIRDLILATVLFAIVQSLPGGSYHHVHHRIHVPQKIKTIYHTKIIKVPEHHHHFHEKEKIIIEKEPPKIEHHPIIIKEKEHHHEDSLEFGSSDFYKRKRNAPLHEHKRKVKKRRVVSHPSYKYHKH from the exons ATGACACTTATCAGA gactTGATTTTGGCCACTGTTCTATTCGCGATTGTCCAATCGCTTCCAGGAGGTTCATACCATCA TGTCCATCACCGAATCCACGTGcctcaaaaaatcaaaacgatCTATCACACAAAGATCATCAAAGTACCTGAACACCACCACCATTTCCACGAGAAGGAGAAAATCATTATCGAGAAAGAGCCGCCGAAGATCGAGCATCATCCCATTATAATCAAGGAGAAGGAGCATCATCACGAAGATTCGTTGGAGTTCGGGAGTTCAGACTTTTACAAGAGGAAGAGGAACGCGCCTTTGCACGAGCACAAGCGTAAAGTAAAGAAGAGGAGAGTGGTGTCGCACCCCAGCTACAAGTACCACAAGCACTAG
- the LOC136415586 gene encoding uncharacterized protein has protein sequence MAEEAADLEVNIHRGFDDHHGGGGGGGGYGGGGGFGGGHGGGGGHGGGTASYTIAIKEHHGGGGGGGFGGGHGGGYGGGHGGGYGGGHGGGHGGGHGEGYGGGHGGGFGGGGGYGGGGGHGGGGGHGGGGVVKIIHLQGGDPLPSGGGGGYGGGGGFGGGHDDHGGGGGGYGGGGGFGGGHDDHGGGGGGYGGGGGFGGGSGFGGSFDDHHGGGGGGGGGDYDDHHGGGGGYGGGGGFGGGGGFGGGGGHDDHGGGGGYGGGGGFGGGGGFGGHDDHHGGGGGGYGGGGGFGGGGGFGGGHDDHHGGGGGGYGGGGGFGGGGGFGGGHDDHGGGGGGGYGGGGGFGGGHDDHHGGGGGGYGGGGGGGYGGGGGYGGGGGFGGGGGFGGGHDDHHGGGGGGGYGGGGGFGGGGGYGGGGGYGGGGGSGHGGGWDKK, from the exons ATGGCGGAGGAGGCGGCGGATTTGGAGGTAAATATTCATC GTGGCTTTGACGATCACCACGGAGGCGGCGGAGGTGGCGGTGGTTATGGCGGAGGAG GTGGATTTGGAGGCGGTCACGGCGGCGGGGGTGGCCATGGAGGCGGCACCGCTTCATATACGATCGCGATAAAAGAGCATCATGGAGGCGGTGGCGGAGGCGGCTTTGGCGGTGGTCATGGAGGAGGATATGGAGGAGGTCATGGAGGAGGATATGGAGGAGGTCATGGAGGAGGTCATGGAGGAGGTCACGGAGAAGGCTATGGAGGTGGGCATGGAGGAGGATTTGGAGGGGGCGGAGGTTACGGAGGGGGAGGCGGTCATGGCGGTGGTGGTGGCCATGGTGGCGGAGGTGTcgttaaaataattcacttaCAAGGTGGAGACCCTTTGCCAAGTGGAG GAGGAGGAGGTTACGGAGGCGGCGGCGGCTTTGGAGGAGGTCATGATGATCACGGTGGTGGCGGAGGTGGATATGGAGGAGGCGGTGGATTCGGAGGAGGTCATGATGATCATGGAGGTGGGGGAGGCGGATATGGAGGAGGCGGCGGATTCGGAGGAG gcaGTGGATTCGGAGGTAGTTTCGATGATCATCATGGAGGAGGCGGCGGAGGAGGAGGTGGTGACTATGATGACCACCACGGTGGAGGAGGAGGCTATGGAGGCGGTGGAGGTTTTGGAggag GCGGAGGATTTGGAGGAGGTGGTGGACATGATGACCATGGAGGAGGTGGCGGATACGGAGGTGGCGGTGGTTTCGGAGGTG GGGGAGGATTCGGCGGACATGACGATCACCATGGTGGTGGAGGTGGAGGTTACGGAGGCGGCGGTGGATTCGGAGGAG GTGGAGGATTTGGAGGAGGCCACGATGACCACCATGGCGGTGGAGGAGGCGGCTACGGAGGCGGCGGTGGATTTGGCGGAG GCGGAGGATTTGGAGGTGGCCACGATGATCACGGTGGAGGAGGTGGTGGTGGTTATGGAGGCG GTGGAGGATTCGGAGGCGGCCACGATGACCACCACGGCGGCGGAGGAGGAGGATATGGTGGAGGCGGAGGAGGAGGCTATGGCGGAGGCGGAGGCTATGGTGGAGGCGGCGGATTTGGCGGAG GTGGCGGATTCGGAGGCGGTCACGATGATCATCATGGAGGCGGAGGAGGAGGTGGATACGGAGGAGGAGGCGGTTTTGGCGGCGGAGGTGGATACGGAGGAGGGGGTGGATATGGAGGAGGAGGCGGCAGTGGTCATGGAGGAGGATGGGATAAGAAATAA
- the LOC136415632 gene encoding uncharacterized protein, with protein MKLSSLVQCDKRTRVCRQGASADSNNMKTAAIVLQVAILVLQYRIISASYGFADLQDHFYDPVFKYGRSGAGKALTNVDDLRLRSHPIGPYFGSYLSGYAPSYSRSLGGSRALLRPQEKPLLLNQGSAVVNPWFQAAAADNGVKPVKEEHPDDLKYDFRTKIHSFR; from the exons ATGAAGCTTTCTTCGTTAGTGCAGTGCGATAAAAGAACGCGCGTCTGTCGCCAGGGGGCCAGTGCCGATTCTAACAATATGAAGACCGCTGCTATTGTTTTACAG GTTGCAATTCTTGTCCTCCAATACCGAATAATCAGTGCTTCATATGGATTTGC GGATCTTCAAGATCATTTCTACGACCCTGTATTCAAGTACGGCAGATCCGGTGCTGGAAAGGCGCTCACAAATGTAGACGATTTGAGGCTAAGATCGCACCCTATTGGCCCTTATTTCGGGAGCTACCTTAGTGGGTATGCCCCATCGTATAGTAGGTCTTTGGGTGGCAGTCGTGCCTTACTCCGGCCACAG GAGAAACCTCTGTTACTAAATCAGGGCAGTGCGGTGGTCAACCCATGGTTCCAAGCCGCAGCAGCGGATAATGGGGTGAAGCCCGTTAAAGAAGAGCATCCTGATGATTTGAAGTACGATTTCAGGACCAAAATTCACTCATTCAGATGA